In Perca flavescens isolate YP-PL-M2 chromosome 7, PFLA_1.0, whole genome shotgun sequence, the following proteins share a genomic window:
- the zfp64 gene encoding zinc finger protein 64, giving the protein MATYNAEGQSVVVEVSPDIHICGFCKQQYNHFEIFLAHKQNGCSLATSDPPSTTAAATLTGQMNDSATEFVFEETYQTCVMRGVKKILTKAQKTPSKKLKPSLTSKRHSCCFSGCTFKTQYGQKDMERHLKTHTGEKPFECELCHKRFSRRDKLNMHSRSHTGEKPHKCKHCPYAAADSSSLKKHLRIHFDERPFKCQICPYASRNSSQLTVHLRSHTGDAPFQCQLCDAKFKINSDLKRHVRIHSGEKPYKCDFCEYRCAMKGNLKSHVQIKHSTENSFRCEHCDFQCASKNALRQHAREHQPTQAIQCSECTYSCASKGALKVHERIHSEERPFKCDFCNFASKQRSNLVIHKKKCHSDRPEKKGGRGGGTSGGGGDSPKPVASRFRAKLEAARAFCCDSCDASFVREDSLRSHRKQHRDTQNTLQLQLSAPADAVGLVAASQSSAQLEVPISADSMAPYSSAQLKIIVSHPLGQENRLIPAGVDGQHKTNMVLLSPENQDMVVNSMIQQVNLLAPMQALGSSQTAEGPLEPQTVLLTQLGPGDGNNPLHQALLGTAVSAQDPGRGSQTFITTCSELGGLNALIQEGGTEVTVVTEGNAAMLAPAPGMACGPSEDMSKPAGTVMVVESALPCEESALLVPNISLGSQNVVIHAVPLIVSTQQQLSPHTLYSDTHTLEGIPQ; this is encoded by the exons ATGGCAACATACAACGCCGaag GACAGTCTGTTGTGGTGGAGGTGAGCCCAGACATCCACATCTGTGGCTTCTGTAAGCAGCAGTATAATCATTTTGAGATCTTTCTCGCCCATAAGCAAAATGGATGCTCCCTAGCGACCTCTGACCCCCCATCCACCACTGCAGCAGCCACGCTCACAGGTCAGATGAATG ATTCCGCCACCGAGTTTGTTTTCGAGGAAACCTACCAGACCTGTGTTATGAGAGGTGTCAAAAAGATCCTGACCAAAGCGCAGAAAACACcttccaaaaaattaaaaccttcCTTGACTTCAAAGAGACACAGCTGCTGTTTCTCAG GTTGCACTTTTAAGACGCAGTATGGCCAAAAAGACATGGAGCGGCATCTCAAAACCCACACCG GTGAGAAGCCATTTGAATGCGAGTTGTGCCACAAGCGCTTCAGTCGCCGGGACAAGCTCAACATGCACAGCCGCTCGCACACGGGGGAGAAGCCGCACAAGTGTAAACACTGTCCCTACGCGGCGGCCGACAGCAGCAGTTTGAAGAAGCACCTGCGTATCCACTTTGACGAACGGCCGTTTAAATGCCAGATCTGTCCGTACGCCAGCCGCAACTCCAGCCAGCTCACCGTCCACCTCCGCTCGCACACTG GGGATGCACCTTTCCAGTGCCAGCTATGTGACGCAAAGTTCAAAATCAACTCGGACCTGAAGAGGCACGTCCGGATTCACTCCGGCGAGAAGCCCTACAAGTGTGACTTTTGTGAGTACCGCTGCGCCATGAAGGGCAACCTGAAATCTCACGTTCAGATCAAACACAGCACGGAGAACTCCTTCCGCTGCGAGCACTGTGATTTCCAGTGTGCCAGCAAGAATGCCCTGCGGCAACACGCGCGAGAACACCAGCCCACGCAGGCCATCCAGTGTTCCGAGTGCACTTACTCCTGCGCCAGCAAGGGGGCGCTCAAAGTCCACGAGAGGATCCACTCGGAGGAGCGCCCTTTCAAATGTGACTTCTGCAACTTTGCCTCCAAGCAGCGCAGCAACCTCGTCATCCACAAAAAGAAGTGCCACTCGGATAGGCCTGAGAAGAAGGGCGGCAGAGGTGGAGGGACAAGCGGAGGAGGAGGGGACTCTCCGAAGCCTGTCGCCTCCAGATTTCGGGCCAAACTCGAAGCGGCTCGAGCGTTCTGCTGTGACTCGTGCGACGCTTCCTTTGTGAGGGAAGACTCCCTGCGGAGCCACAGGAAGCAGCACAGAGACACTCAGAACACGCTGCAGCTCCAGCTCTCCGCCCCGGCCGATGCCGTCGGCTTGGTCGCAGCGTCGCAGAGCAGCGCCCAGCTGGAAGTTCCTATCTCGGCCGACTCGATGGCTCCTTACAGCAGCGCGCAGCTCAAAATCATCGTCTCTCACCCTCTGGGCCAGGAGAACCGCTTAATCCCAGCTGGTGTGGATGGTCAGCACAAGACCAACATGGTCCTGTTAAGCCCGGAGAACCAGGACATGGTAGTCAACTCCATGATCCAACAGGTCAACCTGCTGGCGCCCATGCAAGCCCTCGGGTCGTCCCAGACGGCAGAAGGTCCTCTCGAACCCCAGACGGTCCTGTTGACGCAGCTCGGCCCCGGCGACGGCAACAACCCGCTCCACCAGGCCCTGCTAGGGACGGCCGTAAGCGCTCAGGACCCCGGCAGGGGCTCGCAGACTTTCATCACGACCTGCTCCGAGCTGGGGGGCCTCAACGCCCTGATCCAGGAGGGTGGCACGGAGGTGACAGTGGTGACGGAAGGGAACGCCGCCATGTTGGCGCCCGCGCCCGGCATGGCGTGCGGCCCCTCGGAGGACATGTCCAAACCAGCAGGGACAGTGATGGTGGTGGAGAGCGCCTTGCCCTGTGAGGAAAGTGCCTTGCTGGTGCCAAATATCAGCCTGGGCAGCCAGAATGTGGTCATCCACGCCGTTCCACTGATAGTGTCCACTCAGCAACAGCTCTCTCCTCACACACTCTACtccgatacacacacactggaaggCATCCCGCAGTGA